A genomic region of Pithys albifrons albifrons isolate INPA30051 chromosome 20, PitAlb_v1, whole genome shotgun sequence contains the following coding sequences:
- the MORN5 gene encoding MORN repeat-containing protein 5 isoform X2, whose protein sequence is MEGYGFYQLPSGTEYRGALWDGMFHGEGELLFPDGSKYRALWHRGVPTQGKLIFADGLEYEEKEWHYCDGYDRRFYTEIRSGFKPPGIPQLTNLDPPKTIPEGCYDCGDGFYNPETRVIVDYKFRFLRNAVSSIMISSKGVVVRGTSLILRAENLHVVNQQSAQTGAYLYM, encoded by the exons ATGGAGGGGTACGGCTTCTACCAGCTGCCGTCGGGCACGGAGTACCGCGGGGCGCTGTGGGACGGGATGTTCCACGGCGAGGGAGAGCTGCTGTTCCCCGATGGCAGCAAGTACCGCGCGCTGTGGCACCGCGGGGTCCCCACGCAG GGGAAATTAATTTTCGCAGATGGTCTGGAATATGAAGAGAAAGAATGGCATTACTGCGATGGCTACGACAGAAGATTTTACACAGAAATCCGTTCTGGTTTTAAACCACCAG gcaTTCCTCAGCTTACAAATCTGGATCCTCCCAAAACAATCCCAGAAGGTTGTTACGATTGTGGTGATGGATTCTATAATCCTGAGACCAGAGTTATTGTTGACTACAAGTTCAGATTTCTGAGAAATGCAG TCTCTTCTATCATGATCTCAAGTAAGGGAGTGGTTGTGAGAGGCACATCATTGATCCTGAGAGCTGAAAATCTGCATGTTGTGAACCAGCAAAGTGCTCAAACTGGTGCTTATCTCTACATGTAG
- the MORN5 gene encoding MORN repeat-containing protein 5 isoform X1, protein MELAGERYLGGVVRGRMEGYGFYQLPSGTEYRGALWDGMFHGEGELLFPDGSKYRALWHRGVPTQGKLIFADGLEYEEKEWHYCDGYDRRFYTEIRSGFKPPGIPQLTNLDPPKTIPEGCYDCGDGFYNPETRVIVDYKFRFLRNAGLEYFWKIDREFNLQLTVAQERRLTALRAQLGALFLLFIPALL, encoded by the exons ATGGAGCTGGCGGGGGAGCGGTACCTGGGAGGGGTCGTGAGGGGCAG GATGGAGGGGTACGGCTTCTACCAGCTGCCGTCGGGCACGGAGTACCGCGGGGCGCTGTGGGACGGGATGTTCCACGGCGAGGGAGAGCTGCTGTTCCCCGATGGCAGCAAGTACCGCGCGCTGTGGCACCGCGGGGTCCCCACGCAG GGGAAATTAATTTTCGCAGATGGTCTGGAATATGAAGAGAAAGAATGGCATTACTGCGATGGCTACGACAGAAGATTTTACACAGAAATCCGTTCTGGTTTTAAACCACCAG gcaTTCCTCAGCTTACAAATCTGGATCCTCCCAAAACAATCCCAGAAGGTTGTTACGATTGTGGTGATGGATTCTATAATCCTGAGACCAGAGTTATTGTTGACTACAAGTTCAGATTTCTGAGAAATGCAG GCCTGGAGTATTTCTGGAAAATAGACAGAGAGTTTAACTTGCAGTTGACTGTGGCGCAGGAGAGGAGATTGACTGCactgagggctcagctgggaGCTTTATTCCTGCTCTttatccctgctctgctttga